From Pelagibacterium flavum:
GCGCTCGAAGAGGTGGTGATGGCATTGCGCACCCGCGCCGATGCATTGCCCTATCACACCGAAATCGAAACCACGCACCTTTCGCGGGCCTCACGGGCGGTATCGGCGGCGGCGAATTTCCCGGTTCAGTACAACAAGGCCATCGTGGGCAAGAATGCCTTTGCCCATGAGAGCGGCATCCATCAGGACGGCATGCTCAAGAACGCTTCGACCTACGAGATCATGACCCCCGAAAGCGTGGGAATCAAATCGACCTCGTTGGTGATGGGCAAACATTCGGGCCGCCACGCCTTCAAGGAAAAGCTGAAGGATCTGGGGTACGAACTGGCCGATAACCAGTTCCAGGAGGCCTTCCAGCGTTTCAAGGATCTGGCCGACCGCAAAAAGCACGTCTATGACGACGACATCATCGCCCTGGTGGACGACGAAATCGGCTCGGGGGCCGATCGTATCAAGCTGGTGGATATGAGCGTGACGTCCAAGACCGGCGGCGTGCATCGGTGCGAACTCAAGGTGGCCGTGGACGGCGCGCCGGTTGAAGTCTCTTTCGACGGCACGGGTTCGGTCGACGCGATCTTTTCGGCGATCAAGAAGGCGGTCAATGCCAGCCCGCATCTGGTGCTCTATGCCGTGGATGGTGTGACCGGTGGAACCGACGCTCAGGCCAACGCGCATGTACGGCTGGAATTGAACGGGCGTATCGCGTCGGGCAACGCAACCGAACCCGATACGCTGGTTGCTTCGGCCCGTGCCTATCTCAATGCCTATAACCGGTTGCTGGTGGAGCGCGGGGCTCCGGCACAGGGCGCGCTGGCGGGCTGATTGGTATTTGGTGTTTCCAGGCGCGTTTTGGAAACACTCCAGGGGACGACGATATAGTGGCAATGATGGCCGAGATCCGTGGCGTGCTCACAGGCTTTGGCCTGGTTGCCGCCGGCATTCTGGTGCTGACACGAATCGACCTCGGCCTGCCCGGCCAGTCCCTGCTGCAATCGCTGCAACTCCATATCGGGGCAAGCCTTGTCGGGCTTGCCCTTTTGCTTGCGCTGGCCGGCGCGCCGTGGCGGGCGGGGCTCGTTGTGGCGATGGCGCTTTTTGCTGCAGGGCATGTGATCTGGCGCGTGGCGGCGCAATATGAGGCGCGGGCGCCCTTGCAAGGGCTCGAGCGGGCGGCCGAATTTACGCTGCTGAGTTTCAATGTCCTCGAATCCAACGAAAGGCACGCCGACGTTGCGGCCTTCATCGCCGGGTCGGGGGCCGATATCGTCTTTGTTCTTGAAGCGGCGCGGATGCGGCAGCATTTGCCTGAGCTTGAAGCTGTTTATCCTTATCGCGCCGGCTGTGTGGCCGAGAATGAATGCGATCTGATGATGCTTTCAAAGCTGCCGCTGCAAGATACCGAAATTCGGTCGTTGGGTAACATCTATCCCAACCGCATGGTCGTGGCGCGCACCGTGATTGGCGGGGAGCCGGTCACGCTGGTTGCCGCGCATCTGACCAAACCTTATTTCGACGATGCGGGGCTGCTCGAAATGCGGCGTCTGACGCGGCAGGTGTCACGGATGGAAGGGGCGCTTGTGTTGGCCGGCGACTTCAATTCCGCTCCCTGGGCCGATGCCGTCGATGACCTGGTGAAAGGGGCCGATCTGTTGCCGCCATCGCGCTACAATGCGACCTGGCCGACCGAACTGGGCCCTCTTGGTGTTCCCATCGACCATGTCTTTTCGCGCGCGCCGATTATTGTCGACCAGATCGAAGCGATGGCGGACCCTCTCGGGTCGAACCATCGTGGGCTGATTGCGCGTCTGGGGATCGTGGCCCAGTAATTAGGCCGTTTCCGGTGACCAGCCCGCGGTGTCGGCGAGGCTGAACTTGGCTTGCCATTGGCCGGTGCCGAGCGTGGTCTGTGCCGGGCGGGTGAGGAGGGCCTCATATTCGCCGCGCTGGAGGACGGTGCCGCCGAGCGCTTCGACCCAGGGTGACATGATCTGGTGATCGACCGTGGTAAAGCCCGCATCGGCCAGATGATGGTAAAGGCTGACGATAGCGAATTTCGATGCATTGTCAGCAATGTGGAACATCGATAGCGCTGAAAATACCGGCCCGATGGTTACGCCGAACAAGCCGCCAACGAGTTTGCCTTCGGCGTCAAAAACTTCCACCGAATGGGCGTGGCCCTCGGCGTGCAGCCGCATATACAGGGCCCGGGCTTTTGGGGTGATCCAGGTGAGATGGGGGCGTGAAGGGGCGCGCGGGGCGGCACAACCATCGATCACACCGGCAAAATCGGTGTCGAACGCGATGCGCATGTCCGATCCGCGCATGGTGCGGCGGAACCGTTTGGCGATATGAACCGACGCAAGATCCATGATGGCCCGCTCGGGGGGCGACCACCATTTCATGGCGCCCCAATGGCCCTGGGGGTAAAATCCGCGCGCCATCGCTTCGAGCACGACCGGGGTCGACAAATCGTTGGCCAGACCCGCAAATCCCGGTGGAGAGGTTCGGATTCGCGAGGCGTCGGGGATCGGGGCAGGACGCACCAGGCGATCTCCCACAAGCCCGGCCACAAGTCCCGGAAAGTGCTTAACGCGCTGGGGTTTGAGCCAGTAAGCTGTTGCGAGTGCCAGCCGGCCAAGACTGTAATTGCCCTGCCGGGAAGGGCCGGGTTGGGAAAAGCTGGTCGTGCAATGAGCTCCGGGGGCGAACTGGCGGCGACATTAGGCTGAAACCATTGCCGGGCGCTTACCGTAATTGCTTAAAATACGAAGAATTGCGTACGCTCACGCGGCTTTGACTTGCTGTTGAGGTCGTAGGCGTTCCAACTGACGCAAACGAGGAGGTGCAGCATGCATCGCACACTGATTGCCCTGGCAACCGCTGCGAGCGCGTTTGCCGCAAGCCCCGCACTGGCCGATACCGCGCTTTTTGCCGGCGGGTGTTTCTGGAGCGTTGAATCCAATTTCGAGAAGGTGGAAGGCGTTTCCGAGGCCGTATCTGGCTTTGCTGGCGGTCATGTCGAAAATCCCACCTACAACCAGGTCGCCTATGGCGGCGACACTGGCCATTACGAGTCGGTCCAAATTACTTTCGACCCGGAAGTCGTGAGCTATGAGGAACTTCTCACGGTCTATTGGCACACCACCGACCCGACCGATGCGGAGGGACAGTTCTGCGACTATGGCCCGATGTACAAGCCGGCCATCTTTGCGCTCAATGATGAGCAGGCCGCTATTGCCGAGGCGAGCAAGGCCGCCATTGCCGAATCGAGCGGTTATACGATCGTGACCGAGATCAAGCCGGCCGCCACATTCTATCCTGCGGGGCCCGAGCATCAGGATTTCTACAAGACCAATCCGGACCATTATGAACGCTACCGGATCGGTTGTGGACGCGATGTTGTGATTCGCGAGTTGTGGGGCGATCAGGCGTTCCTCGGGACAAGCGAGAATCCTTTTCCTTAGAGCATTCGGCGCTTCTTTGAATCGCTTCAACTGCTCCGAGAGTTCGGAAGCACTCCAAGCATAACGAAAAAGCACGGATGTGGGTGGACAGCTTGAATGGCGTTTGCTAGAGAGGCGCCAC
This genomic window contains:
- a CDS encoding 2-isopropylmalate synthase; this encodes MTNQANTDRVYIFDTTLRDGEQSPGATMTLEEKLQVAEILDTMGVDIIEAGFPIASNGDFEAVATVAKRAKNSVICGLARAIPADIDRAGEAVRFAKRGRIHTFVSTSPIHLAHQMKKTEDEVLEIVTKTVTQARNLIDDVEWSGMDATRTPIEFLARCTEAAIKAGATTINIPDTVGYSTPEDYYQLIHDLIEMVPNSDKAIFSTHCHNDLGMAVANSLAGVRAGARQVECTINGIGERAGNAALEEVVMALRTRADALPYHTEIETTHLSRASRAVSAAANFPVQYNKAIVGKNAFAHESGIHQDGMLKNASTYEIMTPESVGIKSTSLVMGKHSGRHAFKEKLKDLGYELADNQFQEAFQRFKDLADRKKHVYDDDIIALVDDEIGSGADRIKLVDMSVTSKTGGVHRCELKVAVDGAPVEVSFDGTGSVDAIFSAIKKAVNASPHLVLYAVDGVTGGTDAQANAHVRLELNGRIASGNATEPDTLVASARAYLNAYNRLLVERGAPAQGALAG
- a CDS encoding endonuclease/exonuclease/phosphatase family protein, producing MMAEIRGVLTGFGLVAAGILVLTRIDLGLPGQSLLQSLQLHIGASLVGLALLLALAGAPWRAGLVVAMALFAAGHVIWRVAAQYEARAPLQGLERAAEFTLLSFNVLESNERHADVAAFIAGSGADIVFVLEAARMRQHLPELEAVYPYRAGCVAENECDLMMLSKLPLQDTEIRSLGNIYPNRMVVARTVIGGEPVTLVAAHLTKPYFDDAGLLEMRRLTRQVSRMEGALVLAGDFNSAPWADAVDDLVKGADLLPPSRYNATWPTELGPLGVPIDHVFSRAPIIVDQIEAMADPLGSNHRGLIARLGIVAQ
- a CDS encoding leucyl/phenylalanyl-tRNA--protein transferase is translated as MRPAPIPDASRIRTSPPGFAGLANDLSTPVVLEAMARGFYPQGHWGAMKWWSPPERAIMDLASVHIAKRFRRTMRGSDMRIAFDTDFAGVIDGCAAPRAPSRPHLTWITPKARALYMRLHAEGHAHSVEVFDAEGKLVGGLFGVTIGPVFSALSMFHIADNASKFAIVSLYHHLADAGFTTVDHQIMSPWVEALGGTVLQRGEYEALLTRPAQTTLGTGQWQAKFSLADTAGWSPETA
- the msrA gene encoding peptide-methionine (S)-S-oxide reductase MsrA, encoding MHRTLIALATAASAFAASPALADTALFAGGCFWSVESNFEKVEGVSEAVSGFAGGHVENPTYNQVAYGGDTGHYESVQITFDPEVVSYEELLTVYWHTTDPTDAEGQFCDYGPMYKPAIFALNDEQAAIAEASKAAIAESSGYTIVTEIKPAATFYPAGPEHQDFYKTNPDHYERYRIGCGRDVVIRELWGDQAFLGTSENPFP